The window ttgaccaaaaatgacaaaaaagactaaaacacattaacacatgaacactttaacacagtggagacagagctgacttccaaaatgatttagcgacccccagaaatcatctcgcgaccccgaAGGATGAGAAtagcaacaataaaaaataacaataaaaatataaaacaaaagtaaacaaagttccctattaataatgaataaagcGCAAACCTAACTTTCACCAAacttaaataagtaataaagtGCCTGACATAACAatgtatcatatcatatataagcatcttgtaaggacttacaagggcctttttacttgttaattaatggttattacaaggaccttaatataaagtgttaaagTGAAACTATAACATTTTggattatttcccttttttttttcttattgttattCAGGCCTCGGCAAGACTCTGTTGCCCCGTTTGGAGAGATTTGTGAAAAACGCAGCCATGTTTTACTTCTGGCTCTTCAAATCCCACACGGCAGACTTCTACAACAGCAGCATCCAGGTTTTCCGCAACAACCCGATCGATGCTCCGgctctcttcttcttcagtgAAGACGACGCTCTGTGCAACTGGGTGGAGCTCGAACGGTTAATGGACCTCTGGAGGAAAAGGGGCGTGGCTGTGCAGAGCAGGAAGTGGAAGGTGTCCAAACATGCGGCACACATGCGGTGCCACCCAGAAGAATACCTCTCCACGCTGGAGAAGTTCTTGACCTCGCTGCCTGTTTCCACCCGCATAGCAAAACTGTGAAGTTTAGTTTGACTTAAAGTACTTTATGGCTTCAAAGACAATCTATTCCAATCATTTTATctttagtctagacggaattgtccaaaaagttaaagtgaggagcatttatgggtacaagtcaggaaccggcctactttacttatttcaagggtgctgaatcccaaaaaaaaaatggttcccaagcaaaattttgagttttttgaccttctcatttgcatatcaaaatggcggctgttggtcgttggaccatttcccccaagttttttgtaagtaggcaataaaagatgaggaaattaagtttctggatctatagtctagggtcagagcaaggatatagtggaggctcagtggctttttttatgtatatatatatatatatatatatatatatatgcaaaataccaacttttaaggtgaaattaagcattatttgtgtcgtttttttaaggccgacataaatattcaatcaatatcacttttaaatgttccagttggtattttgcatatatatacgtacataaaaaagacactgagcctccactatatccttgctctgactctagactatagatccagaaacttaatttcctcatcttgattgcctacttacaaaaaaactaaggggaaatggtccaatgactgtgcaagatgggcatttggtggccatttgatacaaattagaaggtcaaaaactcaaaatttcgcttgggaaccattttttttggactcagcacccttgagatatgtaaggtaggccggttcctgacttgtacccataaatgctcctcacttcttatagaaggcctttattctgaaatccgtctagactacttGTAGCTGTAGCATGATTAATGTAGTAATTtaacttttaaccctctgaaccaaaACCATTCCACCAGCAggaagcagtttttttttattttttacaatttatttattaacattttttcatacAGTTTACAGCATCAGTAACAGCAGTAGAACTTCAAATTCCATCCAAACCCACCCCCCTCCCAAATCAGGCCCCAAAGGCCAACTCTTGCCTTAATccctcataataataataataataatgaaaaataaatagataaaataataataacaataaaaatccaatccaatccaatcccctttatttatatagcacaattttagcaaacacaaggtttccaaagtgctgcacaaacaataaatacataacacaatgcaaagagatgtagtaaacaatagaacagtaagatgcaataagataaactaaattaaaaatgggataagaatcagtaaaataaaatgtaaaatgtactgcccacacaaaataacagtaatacaataacaataacagtaatAGTAAAGTAGATGATAGATAAATTCAATACAGaagtaaataatagaaaaataaattaaaaccataaaaaatataaagaaagttcAAAGTTGAAAGCACAGTAAATAACAttcagggtcaaaggtcatgatATTGGCTTGGTCAACTAGTTAACTCCAGATATGTTTTAAAGTCACTCcagcatttttcaaaaagatggggtttctttttcacatgtttcattttttaaaaatgccaaaaatacaccgcTTATcgtaaaaaagaaactgtaaaaacagccaTTATCGTAGGAATTTGAACATTCTGACAGGCCTTGAACAcatcataggttatgaaagtttctgaTCGCAAAAGTAatcaaaatgaagcttaaaattgttatttctgtaaaaaaaaaatcaccttatTCTTCATATCTCATTAAAAAACGTTGCCAAatataaactgtttggaataactgagatcctgttaaaaacagtaACTTCTGCACTCCTCAGCACAACTGTGACACACAGtccagtgacaaatattcactgaatatATAATATTCACAGTTGCAGGACAggtattgcagtgaaatacagtgAGTAAAGTGTAAAAagagcacacacaaaaaaaacgccCTAAAATGGcttgaggttcagagggttaaaaaaaaaaatcaatcgtTTGACTGGATTTTAACAACATTTAATGTGATATGCAATATTTAATTATCAATGTGGAGCCTTTGTCATGTGATGCTTGCCTTGCACAGGACGTACTCTTTAATGAACTGTTGTTGCACCTTAATACCAGAGATCTGATTGCATTGTTGctcatatttatctgtttttaatgttttgtatgCAAAAAGGGCATTAATGTATTGAAACTGCAAACATCAGCTTTATATAGTAGAGCATGATTaggattttgtgtgtttgtgcggtTAACTATGGggccttttattttggtaattatgactcattttcagttcagttttgaACAGGCATGATGTGGGGCAGCTAGGGGCAGAAATGGgtatgcaagtgtgtgtgtgtgtgtgtgtgtgtgtgtgtgtgtgtgtgtgggtcggTCATAAAGTCATGTGGTGAAAGGATGACTAGGCCTGGCTTTTTGTGAGCTGATACAAAACTGTCTTTGTTACAGCTAATTTATAAAGTGTATtatgtgtgtgagcaaatcaaaggtTAGTAAAGTTATTTGCATATAAGACTTGACTGTCTACAACTTGGAATGATGTAACACAATTATCacataaatacactgtaaaacgtTTTActacaaaattacagtaaattactggcagcagtttcgccagaaagttactgtaaaatgtacagtacctctactgttttatagaaatacaggtccgtttactgacaaactgtcttgtaacgaagaaaaaaaatagcgtgacgtttaaatgtttaactctaaattatgttacaactaatccattaAAAACTCTATATTAGCattactggaaaaacaacacattgtgatcattcagcccagacaaaaatgaaataaaataaaacttttcttcttttagaaAATAACGGCTATATTTTTccgacatgctcagctgaaaaccgtaaattcctgtaaaaatataattttgaccgttggaatgcctgagcaatcatgataactcccacaatgcattgttttcattgttttatttatatacagtctatgagcaatatactgtacaatcataatacaggaagttactgttagaatttgactgtaaatttacagcaaagtcttacagtgtatacttaaaacacacatataaaacaaatcattaattacaatggggccttttattttggtaattatgactcattttcagttcagttttgaACAGGCATGATGTGGGGCAGCTAGGGGCAGAAAGGGCCCATGAGAGGAAGATGGgtatgcaaatgtgtgtgtgtgtgtgtgtgtgtgtgtgtgtgtgtgtgtgtgtgtcaacaaACTGACCTGGATATGAGATGGTGGATAGTGAAAACATGGCCGCCAGTGCAGCTTCTTCCTCGGGTTAAAAAGGTGAGTGTTAATGTTGTTGCTAGGAGACGGGGCGTTCTGAATCACCATGGAAGCACAATGACTCAACGTTTGTTGGAAATTGTTCAGTCTTTTGGAGCGTTTGGTATTTATAAATGGCGACATCTGCTGACCAAACTCATGTATTGcactttttttattgctaattAAATCTGAAGTCATGATGAAAGTTAAAATGTCGATTTATCTGTGAAACAAATGGTGATGTTAGAGGTGAGCGGTGTGGTGCGGCCTGCTAGCATGAAGTAGCTAAAGAGGCCTGCTgtgtttagcatgttagcttaaATGACAGTTGCTGTTAGCTCAAGTTACTGTTAGCTCAAATCTTTATTGAcaattaaggaacattacaatcatgaCGTCAGACAAAAAGGGATTACAAGAAACAAATGTCACGAAACAGAACTAATCAGGAGAAAtattagtaaaaaataaaaataatttaaaaagaaaagaaaaagaggtacaTACATTGGTCACACAGAGAGTATGAAGTACATAAAGTCTGTGCATTCAttgataattaataaaaaaaaacatagttattagaaattaaggtcatacattcatcaggctgtcataatattgaagaaatggttcatttttttgtcttacaaTTCTGAGAGACTTAAACTTTGGCTTAGCTTTCagaaatatgtgtttgtgtataaagaACTTACGAGAATTAAGAAATTGGTTACAAATTCAAGAGATTTGTTACACtgagtaaaataacaaagaacatATTTTTTGGTGAATAGGTATGAGACACTAAGAAAGTTAGATAAATGATCTCTCAAGTCCATCCAAAAATCCTGCACAACattacattcacaaaatgcaTGAGCAGATTTACCATCCATATCCATAAACTTACATAACATTGCATTGCAAGGGTAGGTtttgtgtaaaatgttaaaatgtatttctttaatatgctAAATAGAGATGCTAAATTTAAGGGGCAGTAACCATGCTTTCTTCCAGTCAACATCATCAATTAACTCATCCCAGTAGAATTTCCCTCTTGgagaacatttctttttttttagcatggATAGTATTCCTTAtgaatttattattacatttttttatccatATATAAATCATAAATACACTAACAAATGTTATAGAAACACACTCGCTCTAGTATATTCTTTAATCCTGCAGTCCTTCTGACATTTTCAGACATCTATGGATAAATTATCAGCTTTTTCCATGGCTACGTGGTATATGTGGGCTTCCTTTCcagctttttaaaagtattttcttcaaAACCAGTGTGACAAAACCCTGCATCCTCAActctaaaatacagtttttgtgAGAATtttgttgactttacaaacagcACGTtcacttttataaaaaaaaaagaagaagaaattaataAGAAAGTCGAGAGCCATATTTTATACACAAACTAGAGGAACAGGAATcaagtttatgtatttattatatgtagCATAATGTTTTCTCATCAggaaaacagattttcagtcaTGTTAATAAGCACTTCtttaatttgtattgtttttgtaaGATGTTTTGATCAAATTTTTCACGTTTATGCCTCgagaaaaatactttataatgtacatttaatgtttattttatcccTGTGTGAACAGTATCTCCCTAAGCAGTTCTAGATATTAATTATATTGTACAGCAAATTCAAAGAACTTGATTTGCTTTGAAGTCTTGATGATTTTATGCCATAAAAATGCACCGTGTTACTTTTGAACAGTCAGTTTTCATACCTGAAAGAGATTTACAATATGTGCAGCATCTAAAACTTTCTCTCTGTTTAGATGAGGTAAAAACCTTTTACcgtacaggaaaaaaagaaagagcaaTTACTTCTAACTGTGGGGTTTTTAGCTCATTTAGCAGAAGAAAGGTGAAAGGTCATTGAGCAATATTAGAAGGGTTATTTCATTTCCCCCGGGCGACTGGGCAGGACACAAAACAAGAAagttattataatcattattattataaaaaatattatttggtCATGggtatgtgcatgtgtttgatTATTGTTGCATTAATAATTTAGTGAATTAGAGTTCCCCTCCATTTTAATGTGTAATAAATATTAGCCCGGAATTATCTTGTATATCTAATTTCAATCCTCACCTGTCTTTGTTTAAAGCATGTATGAAAGTAAAAAATTCCCCCCACTCATCTCTCTCGTGAGCGATGAGCTGTTCACTGTACTGTATAATAATACttaacagctgtgtgtgtgtgtgtgtgtgtgtgtgtgtgcgtcacaAAGCTGTTAgttagtgtgtttttatgtgattcAGAGTTCAACCTTTATCGGCACATTCTTGTCTTTTGCCAGAATGTCTGTGCTGACGAATCGTTGACTTCCACAGAACGTTTTTATCTTTTGCTCCCTGAAGAATTAATGGAAAAAAgttaattcaattcaactcCGGATAAAAAACCTAACAAAACATAgctcaggattttttttcttcaaaatgtgtAATGAGgtatcaaataaaatagataaataaataaaaaataatacattatactAATTTATTATCTCCCATTTTGGAGTGCATTGACTTGAGAAACTTTGTGGTTGAATACATCATtaaaatgcaatatatatatatatatatatatatatatatgtatatatatatatatataaatatggcaCACTTTATTTAGCATCTCTTACACATATTTaagttttatcatttataattTTGGAATACTCCCtgattgtttgatttattttacttgtttaattTATTCAACTCTGGATAAAAAACCTAACAAAACATAGCtcaggacttttttttcaaaatgtgtaatgagtaattaaataaaatagataaaaaaataatactttataCTAATTTATTATCTCCCAGTGCATTGACTTTAGAAACGCTGCGGTTGAATACatcataaaaatacaatatatatatatatatatatatatatatataaagatagcACACTTTATTTAGCATCTCTTGCACATATTTaagttttatcatttataattTTGGAATACTCCCtgattgtttaatttattttactaaaCTGAAAAGGCTGAAATGAAGttaatcaaaaaatattttttacatttaaaggtgttttttttttttcagcagtagAAGGTTGACCAGACTTAAATGTTATTTGTTTTACAAATAATGTACaatgtgatcattttaacaATTTGCCCGgactttattaaaaacaaaatcagcttttaaaaaataataataaaggcgACAGATATGAGTAAAATCTTTATTGCTAGTTTTTAAtataacaaaattacattttagcttaaaaaaaagaaagtcttTATTCCCTGGACCATAAGCTTAATGTTTCTCCTCaataaaatatgacaataaaCAGTGCACTTCAAATCAAATACCAATAACATTATACATTCATCAGTTGTCATACTTATCCTTAAAATATCTTACATTACATCACCCAAACCAAGCACGCATCAAATTGTAAACCATGCAGTGACATTTTTCAATATTAAAACAATTCATATGCAACTCAAATCACATAAATAATTCTCCAGATCGTACAAAATGCAAGTGCattctttgtttacatttcataTCTTTAATTTCTGTAAAATCTTATTAAATCTGTATTAAAATATGCAGCTACTTGCATTGCATGCAAAATGTTTAGCAACCACGGAAACAGCATTCttgcagaaatatatatatagaaatatgtgcaaaaatagatttaattaTTGAGCTAAATGTGCAAGTACGCCTGTACGTATATGTGCATTATGGCAAGGCTTTGCATGCGTGTGATAGAAGTTTAGATTTCTCAGCAGACCTTGAGTTTGTCCTTGTGTAGAATAAACTTCTCCAGGTAGCTCTGCAGCTTCGCCACCGTCAGGTGATGGTGGCTGTCGGGGAAGACGTTGTCCCCGGTCTCTGCTCGGGGTTTGGGCTGGATGGGACAGTCCATGGTCCCGGCCAGGAATCGAACCATTCCCTCCAAGCTGGAGACATCAGCCTGGATCTGGCTGAGCAGTTCTGTGAAAGGGTTCTGCAGCTCATTATCCAAAAGTCCAAGGTCACGGCTGATACCGGTTAGTCCTTCAATGGGAGGAGTTCCGGGTTCTGTCTGTTGAGCCACCGGCAGCTATGGGAAGAAAGAACAGAACAGCAGTGAAGGGAGaaagtacactactggtcaaaagttttagaacacaccaacttttccagaatttaattgaaaatgatgcagtttaatgtctcagtgtactctgaaattaatgcacatttgcaacatttaaaattctttattgagcatgatagtgttttgaaagtaaaaaaaaagattcaaaatcacattttatgttggactaaaggactaaaaaaagacacaaaatgaccaaaaaaagacacaaaatgacaaaaaaagacaccaaaagacacaaaatgactaaaaaaagacacaaaatgaccaaaaaaagacacaaaatgacaaaaagacaccaaaagacacaaaatgactaacaaagacatgaaaagaattcaaaaatggacaaaatagcccaagactccatagagttaagttgttaacccatttcttgttccctgaaaaaggcctacttgtataattctgaaatgtacattatttttcacttttggttaagcttacctttttttatttacctctggcagttcaccacttacctttgtaccctttcaagctgttcatttgacttgaactgcttgaattacaataaaaaattgaaaaatttaaaacttttgaccggtagtgtactcTGATCcctcacttaagtaaaagtactaataccccaCTGCAGAATGACTCAGttagaagtaaaagtcctgcattcacaacttaaaagtgcaaaagtatcagcatcaaaattgactaaaagtatttgttttgcagaatcaccccactcagattgttttatatattcaaaaatCTATCACtggactattattattattatttataatggtttaatttataaacatgcatgatcactttaaatgaatcatgtttttcatgttaaatcttgacctgaaaagtaactaaagctaaaagtagtggagcaaaaagtacaatatttgcccctaaaatgtagtgaagcagaagtataaagttacatatgtggaaatactcaaagtactctgatcccttacttaagtaaaagtactaatacctcaCTGCAGAATGACTcaactacaagttaaagtcctgcattcaaaatgtaaaagtgcaaaagtatcggcatcaaaattgactaaaagtacttgttttgcagaatcaccccactcagattgttttatatattcaaaaatgtattattattattattattattattcataacgGTTTAATTGATAAACATGcatgatcattttaaattaatcatgtttttcatgttaaatcttgacctgaaaagtaactaaagctggtggagcaaaaagtccaatatttgcccctaaaatgtagtgaagcagaagtataaagttacatatgtggaaatactcaaatacatTCCAcggtacagtatttgagtaaaccTGCATGTTGCATTGAACAGTAATAATCATACGAATATCCAACACTCTTCTCAAAATACACCGATTACATTCCAATAAGCATACCGTTGTCTTTAGCTTCTTGATGTGCACCAGGGTTATCTGTGCTATGTTTATGATGCTGTGTCTAGTATTTTTGATGGATTCTTCCCTCGTTGGAAGACTCCAGCATCCAGGAGCTGCCGCAAGAGAGACATAGAGAAAGGCAAGAAAGACGTGCATcctaaaaaatcaacaaaataaaagcataaagttATATACAcgacaaagtgacaaaaaatcaaattaatgcattttttttctctttttctctatcAAGTGTCTTGatagtttattattaattagAAAGTACTTTCATATCTTGCACAAAATTcttgagaaaaaacacaaaatacttttttgaagtctacataaaaaaaaaaaaacattttgtcattataaaatatattataaaaaaatattttgccttCTTTTCTTGGGTTGTTCATTCCCATGATGCTGTATTTTATCTTGTGTTTCCCATAATAATGTCTAGAAGTCTAAAGATATGATCAGTGCCACGATTTTTGGTGTAAGAACAATGCCAAAATAGACATTAAAAAGTTTCTGAATATTCATCATAATAGAAGAAGCAGGTTGTGTTAatatatttctttacatttcagcatgcactgtaaaaaaggtttgtagaaataacagtaaaacactgtcaaatacatcagaaatagggcataaaatgaaaaattgtatatcaccgtattagacacttttaattaccataaatcaaagaatggcacaaaacttttacttttttctgtcataaactggaagaaacacacagttttgctgtaaaatataacattttcatgcaaaatgtatggagaaataccatgatgtgtgaatgaatgacacaattaccctaaaaaataacaggattattcagactaaattacagtttttgctgatatttacatttaaatttagaatagaaaatccactcactgtaatttttacggtgaagttctggcaaccacagctgccggtattttaccgtaaattaaacagattattttttacagtgtgtagtgATT of the Centropristis striata isolate RG_2023a ecotype Rhode Island chromosome 22, C.striata_1.0, whole genome shotgun sequence genome contains:
- the LOC131961021 gene encoding leptin-B-like: MHVFLAFLYVSLAAAPGCWSLPTREESIKNTRHSIINIAQITLVHIKKLKTTLPVAQQTEPGTPPIEGLTGISRDLGLLDNELQNPFTELLSQIQADVSSLEGMVRFLAGTMDCPIQPKPRAETGDNVFPDSHHHLTVAKLQSYLEKFILHKDKLKVC